In Candida orthopsilosis Co 90-125, chromosome 4 draft sequence, the genomic stretch TTGGATAGCATCTTGGGAGTACTATAATCCCTCTCCAATGTTATTGAgttaatcaattcaatgGATTCAATACACCACTCTATCAAAATTAGTTTTAAATCCTTGCTAATTTGGCACCATCGAAAacattcatcattgatgcAACAATCATAGACCAAAGATGGAAACCCTTTTTTATCTTTCGATTCCTTGACATTGGAGGAAACAATGGGGATTTCCCATCGATTTTCAATGATCATGGGAAACACTACTTCGGgctcaaaatcaattgatggttTCGGCACCTGTGGATCGTGACATATATTGATAAATACTTTGGTAAAAACCTGCGAGCTATCCCTGGACTCTAGTATCTTGGTTTTTATCACGAATCCTGGCTTGGGATCTAGTTTTATCTTATCTTGCTCTTGTATTAATGACATTGGGGGATGACTCAGAGTCATGAAAAAGtcaattaattttttttacttgaaatttgttggtATATAATTGAGTTAATTTTCTGTTGGGCTCCTACACTTCACTCATTTCCAATACACAATGAATGTCTTGGTATATTCAGGTCCCGGAACGACCACCGAGAGTGTCAAGCATTGTCTTGAATCATTGAGACTTCACTTGTCCAAGTATTATGCAGTTCTTCCTGTTAGTGACACTGTTTTACTCACTGAACCCTGGATGAGAAAAACATCAATGTTGGTAATCCCTGGTGGAGCTGATTTACCGTACTGTCAAGTATTGAATGGAGAAGGAAACaggaaaatcaaaaagtatGTCAAAGATGGGGGCAAGTTTATGGGATTTTGCGCCGGTGGGTATTATTCCTCAGAGAGGTGTGAATTTGACGTTGGAGGACCATTGGAAGTATCAGGATCTAGAGAGCTTGCATTTTATCCAGGGACTTGCAGAGGGTGTGCATTTAAAGGTTTCAAATACGAGCTGCATCTTGGCGCAAAAGCGTCAAAACTACTGGTTAACACTCATGCTTTACCTCGCGCTCCTGAACATGTCTACACTTATTACAATGGAGGAGGCATCTTTCTTGATagttcaaaattcaaagatgTTGAGGTATTGGCAAGGTACGATGGGCAAACCGATATCGACGATCAGGATCAAGCTGCTATCATTTACAGAAAGATAGGCAAAGGTGGTGTTATCTTAACAGGACCGCATCCCGAATTTTCCCCTAGATTGTTcaaagatgttgaaaaggAGTTTGAGCCTGTTGTCGACAAGATCAAGAAACACGACAAAGAGAGAAGAGTGTTTATGAGAGAATTGTTGAGAAAGTTGGACCTTCGTGTTAGtgaagatattgaagataCGACACCGAAAGTGACTCCCATGTACATTGCTTCACCATACTCTGAAAAAGTTCACAATTTGCTCACAATACTCAGGGACAATTTGGATATAAAGAATGGAGTGTTTAAGGATGACAATGATACGttcatttttcaagatGAATCACATGAACAAAATCACGCTGGTGAATCACAGTATGATGACGAGCAAGATCCAACAAAAGGAATCAAACATGTAAATTTCATTACATCAGGAAATATACCCACTGGTAAAATGACTCCATATTTTAACTTGCAAAAGTTTTTCGACAATCTTCGCAAATTGTCGAAA encodes the following:
- a CDS encoding biotin protein ligase, with amino-acid sequence MNVLVYSGPGTTTESVKHCLESLRLHLSKYYAVLPVSDTVLLTEPWMRKTSMLVIPGGADLPYCQVLNGEGNRKIKKYVKDGGKFMGFCAGGYYSSERCEFDVGGPLEVSGSRELAFYPGTCRGCAFKGFKYESHLGAKASKLSVNTHALPRAPEHVYTYYNGGGIFLDSSKFKDVEVLARYDGQTDIDDQDQAAIIYRKIGKGGVILTGPHPEFSPRLFKDVEKEFEPVVDKIKKHDKERRVFMRELLRKLDLRVSEDIEDTTPKVTPMYIASPYSEKVHNLLTILRDNLDIKNGVFKDDNDTFIFQDESHEQNHAGESQYDDEQDPTKGIKHVNFITSGNIPTGKMTPYFNLQKFFDNLRKLSKDAVTEFGSILGYSEVITSTNTILEKNPHWLQYLPNGFTLTASTQISGRGRGGNVWINPRGVLATSILFKIPKSEQASSSIVTLQYLCGIALIEAILGYGSEVSGEGVGYEDIPVRLKWPNDIFILKPEYFDNMKHEVGSTVDGDDEKYVKISGALINSQFIDGQFNLVWGGGVNVSNDAPTTSLNLVLRKLNDLRVSKGAPALPPYEPEILLAKLVFTIDQFYTVFKKSGLRPFLPLYYKRWFHSDQRVVVSGDHGESRTCIIKGITPEYGLLIAEDEKNHEVLHLQPDGNSFDIFKGLVYKKNT